In the Candidatus Eisenbacteria bacterium genome, one interval contains:
- the hpt gene encoding hypoxanthine phosphoribosyltransferase, with translation MSDASHSTTAVAPLPPRLRVLYSAEQIAARVRELGLEIAREYDGKKPILVAVLKGACMFHTDLARAMPIDVELDFLSVSSYGTSTQSSGNVRLLADLRGSIRERHVIICEGVVDSGLSLTFILNLLKLRDPASVKIATLLDKKPCRKLEVPVDYAGWRIGAEFVVGYGMDAAEGLRNLPYVGVIEES, from the coding sequence CGGTGGCGCCCTTGCCGCCGCGCCTGCGCGTTCTCTATTCCGCCGAACAGATCGCAGCGCGGGTTCGCGAACTCGGACTCGAGATCGCGCGCGAGTACGACGGAAAGAAGCCGATCCTGGTCGCGGTGCTCAAGGGCGCGTGCATGTTCCACACCGACCTCGCGCGCGCCATGCCGATCGATGTCGAACTCGACTTCCTGTCGGTGTCGTCCTACGGCACCAGCACGCAGTCGAGCGGCAATGTGCGGCTGCTCGCGGACCTGCGCGGCAGCATCCGCGAGCGCCACGTGATCATCTGCGAAGGCGTGGTGGATTCGGGCCTGAGCCTCACGTTCATCCTCAATCTGCTCAAGTTGCGCGACCCGGCAAGCGTCAAAATCGCGACGCTGCTCGACAAGAAGCCGTGTCGCAAGCTCGAAGTGCCGGTCGACTACGCCGGCTGGAGAATCGGCGCGGAGTTCGTGGTCGGCTACGGCATGGACGCGGCCGAAGGCCTTCGCAATCTGCCCTATGTGGGCGTCATCGAGGAGTCGTAG